The following nucleotide sequence is from Ferruginibacter lapsinanis.
CTGTTTTGTGCTCTACCAAAGTAGGCATGAAATTTTCCTCAAGGGTCGTTGCCACTTTCGGAGTAGTCACTACCGGAGCTTTTGCTTCTGGTACAGCTTCTGCTTTTTCTCCAAATTGCAACATTGGTTGGATCGCTTTAACTTCTTCTTTTGCAGCCATATCCAAGGTCAACACAATTTTATCATCTTTCTTCACTTCCGTTTCAACTTTCTTTTTTGCAAAAGGATCTTTGTGTTCAAATCCGGTTGCAATTAAAGTGATACCAATTCCTGCGCCTAAAGTATTATCATAGCCCAACCCTAAAATTACATCGGTGTCCTCTCCTGCCTGCCCGATCAAATGATTTTGAATTACTTCAACTTCATCCATCGTAAATTCATGATCACCTTCAGCAGAGTTAATGTTTATCAATATCCATTTAGCTCCTTTAATATCATTATCATTCAATAATGGCGAGTTCAATGCATTTTCAATTGCTTCCTGTGCCCTGTTTTCGCCTTCGGCAGATGCACTGCCTAAGATAGCAACACCTCCGTTACTCATCACTGTACATACGTCGGCAAAATCGACATTGATCTGACCGGTACTGTTAATCACATCGGTGATACATTTTGCAGCTGTTGCTAAAACATTATCCGCTTTTGCAAAAGCTTCTTTCATTTTCAAATTACCAAATTGATGACGCAATTTATCATTGCTGATCACCAACAAAGTATCTACACTTTCTTTTAATAAGGCAATTCCTTCTTCTGCCTGTGCAATTCTTTTCTTTCCTTCATAAGCAAATGGAGTTGTTACAATCCCAACAGTAAGTATACCCAGGTCTTTACAAATTTTTGCAAGGATAGGGGCCCCACCTGTACCTGTACCACCACCCATACCAGCAGTAATAAAGGCCATCTTGGTGTTTACTTCTAAGATGCGTTTTATTTCTTCTAAACTTTCCTCAGTTGCCTGACGACCTATAGAAGGATTGGCACCAGCACCTAACCCCTGGGTTAAATGCGGACCCAGTTGAATTTTATTGGGTACTTTACTGGTTACAATAGCCTGTGCATCGGTATTGCAGATAATAAAGTTCACTCCTTCTATATTTTGCGAAAACATATGGTTAACAGCATTGCTTCCGCCGCCGCCAACACCAATTACTTTGATGATGGACGATTGCTCTTTAGGCAGATCAAA
It contains:
- the ftsZ gene encoding cell division protein FtsZ, translating into MIHFDLPKEQSSIIKVIGVGGGGSNAVNHMFSQNIEGVNFIICNTDAQAIVTSKVPNKIQLGPHLTQGLGAGANPSIGRQATEESLEEIKRILEVNTKMAFITAGMGGGTGTGGAPILAKICKDLGILTVGIVTTPFAYEGKKRIAQAEEGIALLKESVDTLLVISNDKLRHQFGNLKMKEAFAKADNVLATAAKCITDVINSTGQINVDFADVCTVMSNGGVAILGSASAEGENRAQEAIENALNSPLLNDNDIKGAKWILININSAEGDHEFTMDEVEVIQNHLIGQAGEDTDVILGLGYDNTLGAGIGITLIATGFEHKDPFAKKKVETEVKKDDKIVLTLDMAAKEEVKAIQPMLQFGEKAEAVPEAKAPVVTTPKVATTLEENFMPTLVEHKTAEAQIEIPGKTPADKIDDTPVFFEISSAQDQVPVIEFDMPTVPLPAEKPAEVINENLSLKINDEASAPASSAGGFLVKPSNIYVEEQHQKAESNTDQKPAPLQINLQEDEPEMEMQLVVKEDHQAAEEKPLVQQTQPIMMSNVEEPAMQDETEELRRRAMERIAKLRNLSFNINAADPNNEFEAVPAYLRRNMEMHNSIADVESFYSKYTVKTDENNQSEISTINTFLDGKKPD